One Nicotiana tomentosiformis chromosome 4, ASM39032v3, whole genome shotgun sequence genomic window carries:
- the LOC104106661 gene encoding protein ESSENTIAL FOR POTEXVIRUS ACCUMULATION 1 isoform X1 produces MGDKTEFDSPHNQISKDVQGPNNSIPLSPQWLLPKPGESKAGIVTGDNHLGTHPGYAIHSELAKFPGMGDDAHDNQKKKDVFRPSVLDMEPGRRDRWRDEERDTNSAVRRDRWREGDKELGEGRKVERWSDSSGRNHGEGRRVPGERWTDSGNRESNHDQRRESKWNTRWGPDEKEGDAVREKWSNPSKDAEMHLEKGSPGLAFSGKDEREGDHYRPWRSTSHGRGRAESLHQGSTPNKQVPTFSHGRGREDGATTTFSLGRGRALSGVSPVNKGSPHLQSFGSFSEKAESVSSPLQYSRIKMLDVYRVIDMRSCSKFSDGIVQVPSLTQDEPLEPLALCAPSPEELGILKGIDKGDVLSSGAPQVTKDGTLGRNSTDYTQARRNKLGSREDLSLDDSREESIDNAKVEDNILHRESESVNRDPSTPGHTPGLHGGIWRSPSIGARSHMVANDARERPSDVRPKTSDIGWLQSQKDKNTEWERDFTDPSYAKDEGSKWQFGDPVLKRQLSAVMDKELETRKLSQSSPEDLVLLYKDPQGAIQGPFSGSDIIGWFEAGYFGIDLQVRLAAALPDSPFSLLGDVMPHLRAKARPPPGFGAPKPNADAPGGLNLSSFTKLHAGSTEIDKLKTELNCKHSATEAENRFLESLMSGKVSHAPLDKFAQSEGIPAYAANSTGAVPPIVAEGGDNLYLLAKNMSLERQRSLPKPFPLWPGRDAPSVVPNVDNVQDPLPHSKLPFMAEHVRQHPHNQNVDLLSLLQGVPDRSAGISGGVSGWSNFPVQGGLESLQERMDMHQGQSMPPQSAFGMQQQRLHPQSPPMTNLLGQAMDNTSNILATEKLLSSGVQDPQLLNLLQQQYLMQLQSQAALGGPQQLSLLDKLLMLKQQQQQQQQQKQEEQQLMLRQQQQLLSQVLSDPHPHQRFGEQPYGKLPTPGISVGIATVDPTRFQPSPNLFSMNTQVQHPVMEEAHASNFVLPPSISQDVTQIGSSETSSLHLPHQMFGDASSQRSWGFVEQSDDIQQKVPRMATAMIDPSSHASKHPLGAENNEPLAVTTSEIASHFPLVEQVEKSVIPPPPPAVDNDLHQKNKLESPPAAIPSEPQVERDPNNGLSVTKELKSVETREVKKSSEKKSKKQKSTKGQASDLTKGASKSQPSKPLQSDAVIASDAKSDAQSVSGEKTTAVGPEKRDSKTEVAFADVVDEYPGQKALSAHATVETKGETGQIPPVSQFNTQVQSGQRAWKPAPGFKPKSLLEIQEEEQRRAQAEIAITEVATSLSSLSVSTAWAGVVTNSDHKLVRDTQQDAADNDLSMNNSDVSLNQKSKNNSDVSLNQKSKNNSDVSLNQKSKKSHLHEVLADNTSAKSGERERDFPDMTFVPPSVPVNDDDNFIEAKDTKKSRKKSAKSKGAGAKVSVPIAASEVSVGSSPIDKVKSSRQVQPDKEVLPAIPSGPSLGDFVVWKGEATSPAPIPAPAWFTDSGKLSKPTSLRDILKEQEKKVSSGQQHIPVPTQKSVPNAPARVGGPSWSATGSSPAKTAAPIQIHSQAGANSKNKVDDDLFWGPVDHPKQETKQSEFPQLGNQGSWGSKTTPVKGNPGGSLSRQKSVSSKPTERLLSSSPASAHSSLKGKKDALTKHSEAMDFREWCENECDRLIGTRDTSFLEFCFKQSKSEAEVLLIENLGSYDPDHEFIDKFLNYKDFLPGDVFEMAFQGRNVRKVTGVNARDVTSDSVGFDQGNSSVQDGATKGGKKKGKKGKKVNLSELGFNVVSNRIMMGEIQTVED; encoded by the exons ATGGGTGACAAAACTGAATTCGATTCTCCCCATAACCAGATCTCCAAAG ATGTGCAAGGACCCAACAATTCCATCCCACTTTCACCGCAGTGGCTCCTGCCAAAGCCAGGGGAGAGTAAGGCTGGGATAGTTACCGGG GACAACCATCTCGGTACGCATCCCGGTTATGCTATTCATTCAGAGTTAGCGAAATTTCCAGGGATGGGTGACGATGCACATGATAATCAAAAGAAGAAAGATGTTTTTAGGCCATCTGTGCTCGATATGGAACCCGGTCGACGGGACCGCTGGCGTGATGAAGAAAGGGACACCAATTCTGCTGTTCGAAGGGACCGCTGGAGGGAGGGAGATAAGGAGCTTGGTGAGGGCCGCAAGGTGGAACGCTGGTCTGACTCTTCTGGCAGAAATCATGGAGAAGGACGACGTGTTCCAGGTGAAAGATGGACTGATTCTGGAAATAGGGAAAGCAATCACGATCAGCGTCGAGAGAGCAAGTGGAACACGCGCTGGGGGCCTGATGAGAAGGAAGGTGATGCTGTGCGTGAGAAATGGAGCAACCCTAGCAAAGATGCTGAGATGCATCTTGAAAAGGGGTCTCCAGGTCTTGCCTTTTCTGGAAAGGATGAGAGAGAGGGTGACCACTATCGGCCATGGAGATCTACGTCTCACGGCCGAGGAAGGGCAGAATCTCTTCATCAGGGTTCAACGCCAAACAAACAGGTTCCTACATTTTCTCATGGCCGTGGACGTGAAGATGGGGCCACCACTACTTTTTCTCTTGGTAGAGGTCGTGCTCTCTCTGGAGTGAGCCCCGTGAATAAAGGCTCTCCTCATTTGCAGTCATTTGGATCATTCTCAGAGAAAGCTGAAAGTGTGTCCTCTCCTTTACAATATAGCCGGATAAAAATGCTTGATGTGTATAGAGTGATAGACATGCGGTCCTGTAGCAAGTTTTCAGATGGGATTGTGCAAGTTCCTTCACTTACACAAGACGAACCTCTGGAACCTCTCGCATTATGTGCACCCAGTCCTGAGGAATTG GGTATCTTGAAGGGAATTGATAAGGGGGATGTTCTGAGTAGTGGAGCTCCGCAGGTTACGAAAGATGGAACATTAGGTAGAAACTCAACTGATTATACGCAAGCAAGGCGTAACAAACTAG GTAGCAGAGAAGATTTATCACTTGATGATTCAAGAGAAGAAAGTATTGACAATGCCAAAG TAGAAGACAATATTCTTCATAGAGAAAGCGAGTCTGTCAATAGAGATCCAAGCACACCCGGACACACACCTGGTCTCCATGGTGGCATATGGCGGTCTCCTTCAATTGGTGCACGTTCACATATGGTGGCTAATGATGCTAGGGAAAGGCCATCTGATGTCAGGCCAAAAACATCTGACATTGGTTGGCTACAGAGCCAGAAGGATAAGAATACAGAATGGGAAAGAGATTTCACAGATCCCTCTTATGCCAAAGATGAAGGATCTAAATGGCAGTTTGGAGATCCTGTTCTCAAAAGGCAATTGTCTGCAGTCATGGACAAAGAGTTGGAAACGAGGAAACTTTCACAGTCATCTCCGGAGGACCTAGTTCTATTATACAAAGATCCACAAGGTGCAATTCAAGGTCCTTTCTCAGGTAGTGATATTATTGGATGGTTTGAGGCTGGATATTTTGGCATAGATTTGCAAGTTCGATTAGCTGCTGCACTGCCTGATTCACCATTTTCTCTGCTGGGGGATGTTATGCCCCACTTACGTGCTAAGGCTCGGCCACCACCTGGATTTGGAGCACCAAAGCCAAATGCAGATGCTCCAGGGGGGTtgaacctgagcagcttcacaaAACTTCATGCAGGTTCAACTGAGATTGATAAGTTAAAGACTGAACTGAATTGCAAGCATTCAGCAACGGAGGCTGAGAATAGATTCTTGGAATCGCTGATGTCTGGCAAAGTGAGCCATGCACCGCTTGACAAGTTTGCTCAGTCTGAAG GTATTCCGGCTTATGCTGCAAATAGTACTGGTGCCGTTCCTCCTATTGTAGCTGAAGGTGGAGATAATCTGTATCTCTTGGCTAAAAATATGTCTCTTGAGAGGCAGAGATCTCTACCAAAGCCTTTTCCTCTTTGGCCTGGGAGAGATGCACCATCtgttgttccaaatgtggatAATGTTCAGGATCCTTTGCCTCATTCAAAACTGCCTTTTATGGCTGAACATGTTCGTCAGCATCCCCATAATCAGAATGTTGATTTATTGTCTCTACTTCAGGGTGTACCAGACAGATCAGCTGGCATTAGTGGCGGTGTTAGTGGATGGTCTAATTTCCCCGTCCAAGGGGGATTAGAATCGCTTCAGGAAAGGATGGATATGCATCAAGGTCAGAGTATGCCCCCTCAATCTGCGTTTGGAATGCAACAACAAAGGCTACACCCGCAGAGTCCACCTATGACCAACTTACTAGGCCAAGCCATGGATAATACTTCCAACATTTTGGCTACTGAGAAGCTACTTTCATCTGGAGTTCAAGATCCACAGTTGCTAAATCTATTGCAACAACAGTACTTGATGCAGCTACAGTCTCAGGCAGCACTAGGAGGACCACAGCAATTGTCATTGTTAGACAAGTTGTtgatgctcaagcagcagcagcagcagcagcagcagcagaaaCAGGAGGAACAGCAACTAATGTTGCGCCAGCAGCAGCAGTTGCTCTCGCAGGTGCTGTCTGATCCGCATCCTCATCAGCGATTTGGCGAACAACCTTATGGCAAGTTGCCAACTCCTGGCATATCTGTGGGAATTGCTACTGTGGATCCTACTCGTTTCCAGCCTTCACCTAATTTGTTTTCAATGAATACACAAGTACAACATCCAGTCATGGAAGAAGCTCATGCATCAAACTTTGTCTTGCCCCCAAGCATTTCTCAGGATGTCACCCAAATAGGTAGTTCTGAGACCTCATCGCTGCACTTGCCACATCAAATGTTTGGAGATGCTTCCAGTCAGAGGAGTTGGGGTTTTGTGGAACAAAGTGATGATATTCAACAAAAGGTCCCAAGGATGGCAACAGCCATGATTGACCCATCATCACATGCCAGCAAACATCCCCTAGGCGCAGAAAACAACGAGCCTCTAGCCGTCACCACTTCTGAAATTGCCTCTCATTTTCCACTTGTTGAGCAAGTAGAAAAGTCTGTtataccaccaccaccaccagctGTTGATAATGACTTGCATCAGAAAAACAAACTTGAATCACCGCCAGCTGCAATTCCCTCGGAGCCGCAGGTTGAAAGAGATCCAAACAATGGGCTGTCTGTCACAAAGGAACTGAAAAGTGTTGAAACACGGGAAGTAAAAAAATCATCTGAAAAGAAGTCGAAGAAGCAAAAGTCCACTAAGGGGCAAGCTTCTGACTTAACGAAGGGAGCTTCTAAGTCGCAGCCATCAAAGCCCTTGCAATCTGATGCCGTGATTGCTTCTGATGCCAAATCTGATGCACAATCTGTTTCAGGCGAAAAAACTACAGCTGTAGGCCCAGAAAAAAGAGATAGCAAAACTGAAGTAGCTTTTGCTGATGTTGTGGACGAATATCCAGGGCAAAAAGCATTGTCTGCTCACGCAACTGTGGAGACAAAAGGTGAAACAGGGCAAATTCCACCAGTTTCACAGTTCAACACCCAAGTACAGTCTGGACAGCGAGCTTGGAAACCTGCTCCTGGTTTCAAGCCAAAGTCTTTGTTGGAAATTCAAGAGGAAGAGCAGAGGAGAGCACAAGCAGAAATAGCTATTACGGAGGTTGCCACATCCCTCAGTTCCTTGAGTGTGTCTACTGCATGGGCTGGGGTTGTTACTAATTCAGATCATAAATTAGTTAGAGATACTCAGCAAGATGCTGCCGACAATGATTTGAGTATGAACAATTCAGATGTTTCTCTCAACCAAAAGAGTAAGAACAATTCAGATGTTTCTCTCAACCAAAAGAGTAAGAACAATTCAGATGTTTCTCTCAACCAAaagagtaagaaaagtcatttgCATGAAGTACTGGCTGACAACACTTCGGCCAAGTCAGGCGAAAGAGAGAGAGATTTTCCTGATATGACATTTGTTCCACCTTCTGTACCTGTAAACGACGATGACAACTTCATTGAAGCTAAAGACACTAAAAAGAGCCGCAAAAAATCTGCAAAATCTAAGGGTGCAGGAGCAAAGGTCTCAGTGCCCATTGCTGCTTCGGAAGTCTCTGTTGGATCAAGTCCTATTGACAAAGTCAAGAGCTCGCGCCAGGTACAACCAGACAAGGAAGTACTACCTGCTATACCATCTGGTCCTTCGCTAGGAGATTTTGTTGTTTGGAAAGGTGAGGCTACAAGTCCTGCTCCTATTCCTGCTCCAGCATGGTTTACTGACTCTGGGAAACTCTCAAAACCCACATCTTTAAGGGACATCCTAAAGGAACAAGAAAAAAAGGTCTCTTCTGGACAGCAGCATATACCAGTGCCAACTCAGAAATCTGTGCCAAATGCACCTGCCAGAGTGGGTGGTCCATCATGGTCTGCCACTGGTTCGTCGCCTGCCAAAACTGCAGCTCCTATTCAGATTCACTCACAAGCTGGCGCTAATTCAAAGAATAAAGTGGATGACGATCTGTTCTGGGGCCCAGTAGATCATCCTAAGCAAGAGACAAAACA GTCTGAATTTCCTCAGCTTGGAAATCAAGGCAGTTGGGGAAGCAAGACCACACCAGTGAAAGGAAATCCTGGTGGTTCATTGAGCAGGCAAAAGTCTGTTAGCAGTAAGCCCACAGAGCGTTTACTATCATCGTCTCCTGCATCAGCTCACTCGTCCCTGAAAGGGAAGAAGGATGCTCTAACAAAGCATTCAG AAGCAATGGATTTCAGAGAATGGTGTGAGAATGAATGTGATAGGCTCATTGGTACAAGAG ATACCAGCTTTCTGGAGTTCTGTTTCAAGCAATCCAAATCAGAGGCTGAAGTGCTTCTAATTGAGAATCTTGGCTCTTATGATCCTGATCATGAGTTCATTGACAAGTTCCTCAACTATAAAgactttttgcctggggatgttTTTGAGATGGCCTTCCAGGGTCGGAATGTTCGGAAGGTCACTGGTGTaaatgccagagatgtgacttcTGACAGCGTTGGATTTGACCAGGGTAATTCAAGTGTGCAGGATGGGGCCACAAAAGGAGGAAAGAAGAAGGGTAAGAAGGGGAAGAAGGTTAACCTTTCAGAGTTGGGCTTCAATGTGGTTAGTAACCGGATAATGATGGGAGAGATTCAGACTGTGGAAGATTAG